The Castor canadensis chromosome 8, mCasCan1.hap1v2, whole genome shotgun sequence genome contains a region encoding:
- the Hdac7 gene encoding histone deacetylase 7 isoform X4: MHSPGADGTQVSPGTHCPSLPDKGCPKLLADVPGPQPQPMDLRVGQRPAVEPPPEPTLLALQHPQRLHRHLFLAGLQQQQQQQQQQQQQRSAESMRVSMDPPMPELHGGQQEQELRQLLNKDKSKRSAVASSVVKQKLAEVILKKQQAAALERTVHPSSPSIPYRTLESLDTEGAARSMLSSFLPPVPSLPSDPPEHFPLRKTVSEPNLKLRYKPKKSLERRKNPLLRKESAPPSLRRRPAETLGDSSPSSSSTPASGCSSPNDSEHGPNPVLGSEADGDRRTHSTLGPRGPVLGSPHTPLFLHHGLEPEAGGTLSSRLQPILLLDPSVSHTPLLTVPRLGPLPFHFAQSLLTTERLPGSGLHWPLSRTCSEPLPPSATTPSLLGSLQPRPEWLKPHGQLNKPGISPPQRPAKPSEKPRLQQIPSAEDLEVDGGGVGQVLDDSLEHREPSYGQPEGRGPVSLQQHQQVLRLARRLPRGGTGDSVLLPLAQGGHRLLSRTQSSPAAPASLPTAEPTCQTRVLASSETPTRTLPFTTGLIYDSVMLKHQCSCGDNSKHPEHAGRIQSIWSRLQERGLRSQCECLRGRKASLEELQLVHSERHALLYGTNPLSRLKLDNGKLAGLLEQRMFVMLPCGGVGVDTDTIWNELHSSNAARWAAGSVTDLAFKVASRELKNGFAVVRPPGHHADHSTAMGFCFFNSVAIACRQLQQQRKASKILIVDWDVHHGNGTQQTFYQDPSVLYISLHRHDDGNFFPGSGAVDEVGAGNGEGFNINVAWAGGLDPPMGDPEYLAAFRIVVMPIAREFCPDLVLVSAGFDAAEGHPAPLGGYHVSAKCFGYMTQQLMNLAGGAVVLALEGGHDLTAICDASEACVAALLGNKVDPLSEESWKQKPNLNAIRSLEAVIRVHSKYWGCMQRLASCPDSWVPRGPGADAEVEAVTALASLSVGILAEDRPSEQLVEEEEPMNL; the protein is encoded by the exons ATGGGACCCAGGTGAGCCCGGGTACCCACTGCCCAAGTCTTCCTGACAAAG GCTGCCCCAAGCTTCTTGCAGACGTGCCAGGCCCTCAGCCCCAGCCCATGGACCTGCGGGTGGGCCAGAGGCCCGCAGTGGAGCCCCCACCAGAGCCCACGCTGCTGGCTCTGCAGCACCCCCAGCGACTGCACCGCCACCTCTTCCTGGCaggcctgcagcagcagcagcagcaacagcagcagcagcagcagcagcgctcAGCCGAGTCCATGAGG GTCTCCATGGACCCCCCGATGCCCGAGCTGCACGGGGGACAGCAGGAGCAAGAGTTACGGCAGCTCCTCAATAAGGACAAGAGTAAGCGAA GTGCCGTAGCCAGCAGTGTGGTCAAACAGAAGCTGGCTGAGGTGATCCTGAAGAAACAGCAGGCAGCAGCCCTGGAGAGAACAGTTCATCCCAGCAGCCCCAGCATTCCCTACAG AACCCTCGAGTCCTTGGACACAGAAGGAGCTGCCCGCTCCATGCTCAGCAGCTTTCTGCCCCCTGTTCCCAGCCTGCCCAGTGACCCCCCAGAACACTTCCCCCTGCGTAAGACAG TGTCTGAGCCCAACCTGAAGCTGCGATACAAGCCCAAGAAGTCCCTGGAACGGCGCAAGAATCCACTGCTCCGCAAAGAGAGTGCCCCGCCCAGTCTCCGGCGGCGACCTGCAGAGACCCTTGGAG ACTCTTCCCCGAGTAGTAGCAGCACGCCTGCATCAGGGTGCAGCTCCCCTAATGACAGCGAGCATGGCCCCAACCCTGTCCTGGGCTCCGAG GCTGATGGTGACCGCAGGACCCATTCGACTTTGGGCCCTCGGGGTCCAGTCCTGGGAAGCCCCCATACTCCCCTCTTCCTGCACCATGGTCTGGAGCCAGAGGCTGGGGGCACCTTGTCCTCTCGCTTACAACCCATTCTCCTACTGGATCCCTCCGTCTCTCATACCCCCCTGCTGACTG TGCCCAGGCTTGGGCCCCTGCCCTTCCACTTTGCCCAGTCCTTACTGACCACCGAGCGGCTCCCTGGGTCAGGCCTCCACTGGCCGCTGAGCCGGACCTGCTCAGAGCCCTTGCCCCCCAGCGCCACCACCCCCTCACTGCTGGGCTCCCTGCAGCCCCGCCCGGAGTGGCTCAAACCTCACGGCCAGCTAAACAAG CCAGGTATCTCCCCTCCCCAGAGGCCAGCCAAGCCAAGTGAGAAGCCCCGACTGCAGCAGATTCCCTCTGCTGAGGACCTAGAAGTAGATGGCGGGGGAGTAGGGCAGGTGTTGGATGACAGCCTGGAACACAGGGAGCCGAGCTATGGACAGCCTGAGGGCAGAGGCCCTGTTTCTCTCCAGCAGCACCAGCAG GTGTTGCGGCTGGCCAGGCGGCTTCCCCGTGGAGGCACCGGGGACTCTGTGCTGCTTCCTCTGGCCCAAGGAGGACACCGGCTCTTGTCCAGGACTCAGTCTTCTCCAGCTGCACCTGCCTCACTGCCAACCGCAGAGCCTACTTGCCAAACCCGAGTCCTCGCCAGCTCAGAGACGCCCACCAGGACTCTGCCCTTTACCACAG GGTTGATCTATGACTCAGTAATGCTGAAGCATCAGTGCTCCTGTGGAGACAACAGCAAGCATCCAGAGCATGCTGGCCGTATCCAGAGCATCTGGTCCCGGTTGCAGGAGCGGGGTCTCCGGAGCCAGTGTGAG TGTCTCCGGGGCCGGAAGGCCTCCCTGGAGGAGCTACAGTTGGTTCACTCTGAGCGGCACGCACTTCTCTATGGCACCAACCCACTCAGCCGCCTCAAACTGGACAATGGGAAGCTGGCAG GGCTCCTGGAACAGCGGATGTTTGTGATGCTGCCCTGTGGCGGGGTTGGG GTGGATACTGACACCATCTGGAATGAGCTACATTCCTCCAACGCAGCACGCTGGGCAGCTGGTAGCGTCACCGACCTTGCCTTCAAAGTAGCTTCTCGTGAGCTAAAG AATGGTTTTGCTGTGGTGCGGCCCCCTGGACACCATGCAGATCATTCCACGGCCAT GGGCTTctgcttcttcaactcagtggcCATTGCCTGCCGGCAGCTGCAACAACAACGCAAGGCCAGCAAGATCCTCATTGTAGACTGG GACGTTCACCATGGCAACGGCACGCAGCAAACCTTCTACCAGGACCCCAGTGTGCTCTACATTTCCCTGCATCGCCATGACGATGGCAACTTCTTTCCAGGCAGTGGGGCTGTGGATGAG GTGGGAGCTGGCAACGGTGAGGGTTTCAACATCAATGTGGCCTGGGCTGGGGGCTTAGATCCCCCCATGGGGGATCCTGAGTACCTGGCTGCCTTCAG GATAGTGGTGATGCCCATCGCTCGAGAGTTCTGTCCCGACCTGGTCCTGGTGTCTGCTGGGTTTGATGCGGCCGAGGGTCACCCTGCCCCATTGGGTGGCTATCATGTTTCTGCCAAAT GCTTTGGGTACATGACACAGCAGCTGATGAACTTGGCAGGAGGTGCAGTGGTGCTGGCCTTGGAAGGTGGCCATGACCTAACAGCCATCTGTGATGCCTCTGAGGCCTGTGTGGCTGCTCTTCTAGGTAACAAG GTGGATCCTCTTTCAGAAGAAAGCTGGAAACAGAAACCCAACCTCAATGCCATCCGCTCTCTGGAAGCCGTGATCCGGGTGCACA GTAAATACTGGGGCTGCATGCAGCGCTTGGCCTCCTGTCCAGACTCCTGGGTGCCCAGGGGGCCAGGGGCCGATGCAGAAGTGGAGGCTGTGACTGCACTGGCATCCCTCTCTGTGGGCATTCTGGCTGAAGACAG GCCTTCAGAGCAGCTGGTGGAGGAGGAAGAACCTATGAATCTCTAG
- the Hdac7 gene encoding histone deacetylase 7 isoform X5, producing MDLRVGQRPAVEPPPEPTLLALQHPQRLHRHLFLAGLQQQQQQQQQQQQQRSAESMRVSMDPPMPELHGGQQEQELRQLLNKDKSKRSAVASSVVKQKLAEVILKKQQAAALERTVHPSSPSIPYRTLESLDTEGAARSMLSSFLPPVPSLPSDPPEHFPLRKTVSEPNLKLRYKPKKSLERRKNPLLRKESAPPSLRRRPAETLGDSSPSSSSTPASGCSSPNDSEHGPNPVLGSEALLGQRLWLQETSLAPFALPAVSLLPAITLGLPAPARADGDRRTHSTLGPRGPVLGSPHTPLFLHHGLEPEAGGTLSSRLQPILLLDPSVSHTPLLTVPRLGPLPFHFAQSLLTTERLPGSGLHWPLSRTCSEPLPPSATTPSLLGSLQPRPEWLKPHGQLNKPGISPPQRPAKPSEKPRLQQIPSAEDLEVDGGGVGQVLDDSLEHREPSYGQPEGRGPVSLQQHQQVLRLARRLPRGGTGDSVLLPLAQGGHRLLSRTQSSPAAPASLPTAEPTCQTRVLASSETPTRTLPFTTGLIYDSVMLKHQCSCGDNSKHPEHAGRIQSIWSRLQERGLRSQCECLRGRKASLEELQLVHSERHALLYGTNPLSRLKLDNGKLAGLLEQRMFVMLPCGGVGVDTDTIWNELHSSNAARWAAGSVTDLAFKVASRELKNGFAVVRPPGHHADHSTAMGFCFFNSVAIACRQLQQQRKASKILIVDWDVHHGNGTQQTFYQDPSVLYISLHRHDDGNFFPGSGAVDEVGAGNGEGFNINVAWAGGLDPPMGDPEYLAAFRIVVMPIAREFCPDLVLVSAGFDAAEGHPAPLGGYHVSAKCFGYMTQQLMNLAGGAVVLALEGGHDLTAICDASEACVAALLGNKVDPLSEESWKQKPNLNAIRSLEAVIRVHSKYWGCMQRLASCPDSWVPRGPGADAEVEAVTALASLSVGILAEDRPSEQLVEEEEPMNL from the exons ATGGACCTGCGGGTGGGCCAGAGGCCCGCAGTGGAGCCCCCACCAGAGCCCACGCTGCTGGCTCTGCAGCACCCCCAGCGACTGCACCGCCACCTCTTCCTGGCaggcctgcagcagcagcagcagcaacagcagcagcagcagcagcagcgctcAGCCGAGTCCATGAGG GTCTCCATGGACCCCCCGATGCCCGAGCTGCACGGGGGACAGCAGGAGCAAGAGTTACGGCAGCTCCTCAATAAGGACAAGAGTAAGCGAA GTGCCGTAGCCAGCAGTGTGGTCAAACAGAAGCTGGCTGAGGTGATCCTGAAGAAACAGCAGGCAGCAGCCCTGGAGAGAACAGTTCATCCCAGCAGCCCCAGCATTCCCTACAG AACCCTCGAGTCCTTGGACACAGAAGGAGCTGCCCGCTCCATGCTCAGCAGCTTTCTGCCCCCTGTTCCCAGCCTGCCCAGTGACCCCCCAGAACACTTCCCCCTGCGTAAGACAG TGTCTGAGCCCAACCTGAAGCTGCGATACAAGCCCAAGAAGTCCCTGGAACGGCGCAAGAATCCACTGCTCCGCAAAGAGAGTGCCCCGCCCAGTCTCCGGCGGCGACCTGCAGAGACCCTTGGAG ACTCTTCCCCGAGTAGTAGCAGCACGCCTGCATCAGGGTGCAGCTCCCCTAATGACAGCGAGCATGGCCCCAACCCTGTCCTGGGCTCCGAG GCGCTCTTGGGCCAGCGGCTGTGGCTGCAGGAGACTTCTCTGGCCCCCTTCGCCTTGCCAGCAGTGTCCTTGCTGCCCGCTATCACGCTGGGGTTGCCCGCCCCTGCCAGG GCTGATGGTGACCGCAGGACCCATTCGACTTTGGGCCCTCGGGGTCCAGTCCTGGGAAGCCCCCATACTCCCCTCTTCCTGCACCATGGTCTGGAGCCAGAGGCTGGGGGCACCTTGTCCTCTCGCTTACAACCCATTCTCCTACTGGATCCCTCCGTCTCTCATACCCCCCTGCTGACTG TGCCCAGGCTTGGGCCCCTGCCCTTCCACTTTGCCCAGTCCTTACTGACCACCGAGCGGCTCCCTGGGTCAGGCCTCCACTGGCCGCTGAGCCGGACCTGCTCAGAGCCCTTGCCCCCCAGCGCCACCACCCCCTCACTGCTGGGCTCCCTGCAGCCCCGCCCGGAGTGGCTCAAACCTCACGGCCAGCTAAACAAG CCAGGTATCTCCCCTCCCCAGAGGCCAGCCAAGCCAAGTGAGAAGCCCCGACTGCAGCAGATTCCCTCTGCTGAGGACCTAGAAGTAGATGGCGGGGGAGTAGGGCAGGTGTTGGATGACAGCCTGGAACACAGGGAGCCGAGCTATGGACAGCCTGAGGGCAGAGGCCCTGTTTCTCTCCAGCAGCACCAGCAG GTGTTGCGGCTGGCCAGGCGGCTTCCCCGTGGAGGCACCGGGGACTCTGTGCTGCTTCCTCTGGCCCAAGGAGGACACCGGCTCTTGTCCAGGACTCAGTCTTCTCCAGCTGCACCTGCCTCACTGCCAACCGCAGAGCCTACTTGCCAAACCCGAGTCCTCGCCAGCTCAGAGACGCCCACCAGGACTCTGCCCTTTACCACAG GGTTGATCTATGACTCAGTAATGCTGAAGCATCAGTGCTCCTGTGGAGACAACAGCAAGCATCCAGAGCATGCTGGCCGTATCCAGAGCATCTGGTCCCGGTTGCAGGAGCGGGGTCTCCGGAGCCAGTGTGAG TGTCTCCGGGGCCGGAAGGCCTCCCTGGAGGAGCTACAGTTGGTTCACTCTGAGCGGCACGCACTTCTCTATGGCACCAACCCACTCAGCCGCCTCAAACTGGACAATGGGAAGCTGGCAG GGCTCCTGGAACAGCGGATGTTTGTGATGCTGCCCTGTGGCGGGGTTGGG GTGGATACTGACACCATCTGGAATGAGCTACATTCCTCCAACGCAGCACGCTGGGCAGCTGGTAGCGTCACCGACCTTGCCTTCAAAGTAGCTTCTCGTGAGCTAAAG AATGGTTTTGCTGTGGTGCGGCCCCCTGGACACCATGCAGATCATTCCACGGCCAT GGGCTTctgcttcttcaactcagtggcCATTGCCTGCCGGCAGCTGCAACAACAACGCAAGGCCAGCAAGATCCTCATTGTAGACTGG GACGTTCACCATGGCAACGGCACGCAGCAAACCTTCTACCAGGACCCCAGTGTGCTCTACATTTCCCTGCATCGCCATGACGATGGCAACTTCTTTCCAGGCAGTGGGGCTGTGGATGAG GTGGGAGCTGGCAACGGTGAGGGTTTCAACATCAATGTGGCCTGGGCTGGGGGCTTAGATCCCCCCATGGGGGATCCTGAGTACCTGGCTGCCTTCAG GATAGTGGTGATGCCCATCGCTCGAGAGTTCTGTCCCGACCTGGTCCTGGTGTCTGCTGGGTTTGATGCGGCCGAGGGTCACCCTGCCCCATTGGGTGGCTATCATGTTTCTGCCAAAT GCTTTGGGTACATGACACAGCAGCTGATGAACTTGGCAGGAGGTGCAGTGGTGCTGGCCTTGGAAGGTGGCCATGACCTAACAGCCATCTGTGATGCCTCTGAGGCCTGTGTGGCTGCTCTTCTAGGTAACAAG GTGGATCCTCTTTCAGAAGAAAGCTGGAAACAGAAACCCAACCTCAATGCCATCCGCTCTCTGGAAGCCGTGATCCGGGTGCACA GTAAATACTGGGGCTGCATGCAGCGCTTGGCCTCCTGTCCAGACTCCTGGGTGCCCAGGGGGCCAGGGGCCGATGCAGAAGTGGAGGCTGTGACTGCACTGGCATCCCTCTCTGTGGGCATTCTGGCTGAAGACAG GCCTTCAGAGCAGCTGGTGGAGGAGGAAGAACCTATGAATCTCTAG
- the Hdac7 gene encoding histone deacetylase 7 isoform X3, with protein sequence MHSPGAGCPKLLADVPGPQPQPMDLRVGQRPAVEPPPEPTLLALQHPQRLHRHLFLAGLQQQQQQQQQQQQQRSAESMRVSMDPPMPELHGGQQEQELRQLLNKDKSKRSAVASSVVKQKLAEVILKKQQAAALERTVHPSSPSIPYRTLESLDTEGAARSMLSSFLPPVPSLPSDPPEHFPLRKTVSEPNLKLRYKPKKSLERRKNPLLRKESAPPSLRRRPAETLGDSSPSSSSTPASGCSSPNDSEHGPNPVLGSEALLGQRLWLQETSLAPFALPAVSLLPAITLGLPAPARADGDRRTHSTLGPRGPVLGSPHTPLFLHHGLEPEAGGTLSSRLQPILLLDPSVSHTPLLTVPRLGPLPFHFAQSLLTTERLPGSGLHWPLSRTCSEPLPPSATTPSLLGSLQPRPEWLKPHGQLNKPGISPPQRPAKPSEKPRLQQIPSAEDLEVDGGGVGQVLDDSLEHREPSYGQPEGRGPVSLQQHQQVLRLARRLPRGGTGDSVLLPLAQGGHRLLSRTQSSPAAPASLPTAEPTCQTRVLASSETPTRTLPFTTGLIYDSVMLKHQCSCGDNSKHPEHAGRIQSIWSRLQERGLRSQCECLRGRKASLEELQLVHSERHALLYGTNPLSRLKLDNGKLAGLLEQRMFVMLPCGGVGVDTDTIWNELHSSNAARWAAGSVTDLAFKVASRELKNGFAVVRPPGHHADHSTAMGFCFFNSVAIACRQLQQQRKASKILIVDWDVHHGNGTQQTFYQDPSVLYISLHRHDDGNFFPGSGAVDEVGAGNGEGFNINVAWAGGLDPPMGDPEYLAAFRIVVMPIAREFCPDLVLVSAGFDAAEGHPAPLGGYHVSAKCFGYMTQQLMNLAGGAVVLALEGGHDLTAICDASEACVAALLGNKVDPLSEESWKQKPNLNAIRSLEAVIRVHSKYWGCMQRLASCPDSWVPRGPGADAEVEAVTALASLSVGILAEDRPSEQLVEEEEPMNL encoded by the exons GCTGCCCCAAGCTTCTTGCAGACGTGCCAGGCCCTCAGCCCCAGCCCATGGACCTGCGGGTGGGCCAGAGGCCCGCAGTGGAGCCCCCACCAGAGCCCACGCTGCTGGCTCTGCAGCACCCCCAGCGACTGCACCGCCACCTCTTCCTGGCaggcctgcagcagcagcagcagcaacagcagcagcagcagcagcagcgctcAGCCGAGTCCATGAGG GTCTCCATGGACCCCCCGATGCCCGAGCTGCACGGGGGACAGCAGGAGCAAGAGTTACGGCAGCTCCTCAATAAGGACAAGAGTAAGCGAA GTGCCGTAGCCAGCAGTGTGGTCAAACAGAAGCTGGCTGAGGTGATCCTGAAGAAACAGCAGGCAGCAGCCCTGGAGAGAACAGTTCATCCCAGCAGCCCCAGCATTCCCTACAG AACCCTCGAGTCCTTGGACACAGAAGGAGCTGCCCGCTCCATGCTCAGCAGCTTTCTGCCCCCTGTTCCCAGCCTGCCCAGTGACCCCCCAGAACACTTCCCCCTGCGTAAGACAG TGTCTGAGCCCAACCTGAAGCTGCGATACAAGCCCAAGAAGTCCCTGGAACGGCGCAAGAATCCACTGCTCCGCAAAGAGAGTGCCCCGCCCAGTCTCCGGCGGCGACCTGCAGAGACCCTTGGAG ACTCTTCCCCGAGTAGTAGCAGCACGCCTGCATCAGGGTGCAGCTCCCCTAATGACAGCGAGCATGGCCCCAACCCTGTCCTGGGCTCCGAG GCGCTCTTGGGCCAGCGGCTGTGGCTGCAGGAGACTTCTCTGGCCCCCTTCGCCTTGCCAGCAGTGTCCTTGCTGCCCGCTATCACGCTGGGGTTGCCCGCCCCTGCCAGG GCTGATGGTGACCGCAGGACCCATTCGACTTTGGGCCCTCGGGGTCCAGTCCTGGGAAGCCCCCATACTCCCCTCTTCCTGCACCATGGTCTGGAGCCAGAGGCTGGGGGCACCTTGTCCTCTCGCTTACAACCCATTCTCCTACTGGATCCCTCCGTCTCTCATACCCCCCTGCTGACTG TGCCCAGGCTTGGGCCCCTGCCCTTCCACTTTGCCCAGTCCTTACTGACCACCGAGCGGCTCCCTGGGTCAGGCCTCCACTGGCCGCTGAGCCGGACCTGCTCAGAGCCCTTGCCCCCCAGCGCCACCACCCCCTCACTGCTGGGCTCCCTGCAGCCCCGCCCGGAGTGGCTCAAACCTCACGGCCAGCTAAACAAG CCAGGTATCTCCCCTCCCCAGAGGCCAGCCAAGCCAAGTGAGAAGCCCCGACTGCAGCAGATTCCCTCTGCTGAGGACCTAGAAGTAGATGGCGGGGGAGTAGGGCAGGTGTTGGATGACAGCCTGGAACACAGGGAGCCGAGCTATGGACAGCCTGAGGGCAGAGGCCCTGTTTCTCTCCAGCAGCACCAGCAG GTGTTGCGGCTGGCCAGGCGGCTTCCCCGTGGAGGCACCGGGGACTCTGTGCTGCTTCCTCTGGCCCAAGGAGGACACCGGCTCTTGTCCAGGACTCAGTCTTCTCCAGCTGCACCTGCCTCACTGCCAACCGCAGAGCCTACTTGCCAAACCCGAGTCCTCGCCAGCTCAGAGACGCCCACCAGGACTCTGCCCTTTACCACAG GGTTGATCTATGACTCAGTAATGCTGAAGCATCAGTGCTCCTGTGGAGACAACAGCAAGCATCCAGAGCATGCTGGCCGTATCCAGAGCATCTGGTCCCGGTTGCAGGAGCGGGGTCTCCGGAGCCAGTGTGAG TGTCTCCGGGGCCGGAAGGCCTCCCTGGAGGAGCTACAGTTGGTTCACTCTGAGCGGCACGCACTTCTCTATGGCACCAACCCACTCAGCCGCCTCAAACTGGACAATGGGAAGCTGGCAG GGCTCCTGGAACAGCGGATGTTTGTGATGCTGCCCTGTGGCGGGGTTGGG GTGGATACTGACACCATCTGGAATGAGCTACATTCCTCCAACGCAGCACGCTGGGCAGCTGGTAGCGTCACCGACCTTGCCTTCAAAGTAGCTTCTCGTGAGCTAAAG AATGGTTTTGCTGTGGTGCGGCCCCCTGGACACCATGCAGATCATTCCACGGCCAT GGGCTTctgcttcttcaactcagtggcCATTGCCTGCCGGCAGCTGCAACAACAACGCAAGGCCAGCAAGATCCTCATTGTAGACTGG GACGTTCACCATGGCAACGGCACGCAGCAAACCTTCTACCAGGACCCCAGTGTGCTCTACATTTCCCTGCATCGCCATGACGATGGCAACTTCTTTCCAGGCAGTGGGGCTGTGGATGAG GTGGGAGCTGGCAACGGTGAGGGTTTCAACATCAATGTGGCCTGGGCTGGGGGCTTAGATCCCCCCATGGGGGATCCTGAGTACCTGGCTGCCTTCAG GATAGTGGTGATGCCCATCGCTCGAGAGTTCTGTCCCGACCTGGTCCTGGTGTCTGCTGGGTTTGATGCGGCCGAGGGTCACCCTGCCCCATTGGGTGGCTATCATGTTTCTGCCAAAT GCTTTGGGTACATGACACAGCAGCTGATGAACTTGGCAGGAGGTGCAGTGGTGCTGGCCTTGGAAGGTGGCCATGACCTAACAGCCATCTGTGATGCCTCTGAGGCCTGTGTGGCTGCTCTTCTAGGTAACAAG GTGGATCCTCTTTCAGAAGAAAGCTGGAAACAGAAACCCAACCTCAATGCCATCCGCTCTCTGGAAGCCGTGATCCGGGTGCACA GTAAATACTGGGGCTGCATGCAGCGCTTGGCCTCCTGTCCAGACTCCTGGGTGCCCAGGGGGCCAGGGGCCGATGCAGAAGTGGAGGCTGTGACTGCACTGGCATCCCTCTCTGTGGGCATTCTGGCTGAAGACAG GCCTTCAGAGCAGCTGGTGGAGGAGGAAGAACCTATGAATCTCTAG